The genomic window CCACGCCTCTCTTGTAGAGGAGTTATAGGGATGGCAGGCTTACTCATATCCATCTTAGGTTCGCTTGCAGACATATCCATGCCCGCACCACACTTCATAGCAGCCTCTTTTTTCTTTGGCATCTCTTTCATTGAGGACATATTCATACCCATATCAGCATGTGATAAAATCGGAAGAGGATCCATCTCTGGTATAGTTGCTACAACATTTGCATCGTAAGTTAAAGTTCCAAGAGCGTAACCACTTCTATCAAGACTTTGGGCAAAGATAGAGTAAGCTTTGTTTTCTTCAGGTTCGACTATTACATCATAGGTCTCTGCCACTCCAATTCTAAACTCATCAACCAAGACAGGTTGTACATAGTTTCCATCAGAAGCAACTACGCTCATTTTTAGCCCTGGGATTCGTACATCAAAAAAGGTCATTGCTGAGCTATTTATAAAACGCAGTCTTATTTTTTCTTTGTTTTTAAACAGAGCTTTAAAGTTTGTCGCTGGATTTTGACCATTCATTAGGTAGGTATATGTGTAGCCTGTGACATCAGATAGATCTCTATCAGTCATCGCCATCTCATTCCACATCTTTCTTTGACTAAAAGCTTCTAAAAACCCTAACTCTTTTACTTCGTCAAAAAAATCTCCAACGGTTCTTTGTTTAAAATTGTAATAATCTGCTGATATTTTTAATTTTCTATAGATAGAATCTGGTTTTTCATCTGACCAGTCAGATAAAGAGATGACATACTCTCTATCATATTGGAGTATCTCTTCTTTTGGTTCTATAATTATTGCACCATAGATACCTGTTTGTTCCTGAAACCCTGAGTGTGAGTGGTACCAAAAGGTTCCACTTTGAACTACTGTAAATTTATAGGTAAAGGTAGCACCTGGTTTTATCCCATCAAAACTAATACCAGGAACCCCGTCCATATGAGGAGGCAAAATAATCCCATGCCAATGAATTGATGAGTCTTCAGAAAGATTATTGGTAACATTAATGGTTATCTCATCACCCTCTCTCCATCTAAGAGTGGGGCCGCTTAGCATTGAATTTACTGCCGTTGCAAATGCAGGTTTGCCCGTTATATTAACCTGTATTTTATCGATAGTTAAATGAAATTCACTTCCACTAAGTTCTTCTGTCTCTTTTCTTTGAGATATTTTTGTAGTAGCATTTAAAGTCAATGCCGAAGACGCCATCAAGCTAGTAGCTACTACACCTTTAACAAAAACTCTTCTTGATGGATTTGAAGTTTTATGAGTCATTGTATACTCCTCATTGGTTTTCTTATATAAGATAAATTTATTACTACAAGTGATAATTTAACTTAAATATTTAAAAAATATTCTTACTTTTTAAATATAATTTTATATCATAACTCTTTAAGCACACACCCTCACCTCTGTTGATGCAAGATATAACGAAAAAGTATCGTTTATTTAAACTTCTTAAGTGTATCATTTTATTACAAGTTTGAGGAGATTTAATTGAGCATCTATAGAGAGTATGACATCCGCGGTATATATGAAAAAGAGTTGAATGAGCAAAGCGTTGTTCGCATCGGTTTTGGGCTTGCATCTAAGATAGATGGCAAGTATGTAGCAGTTGGG from Sulfurimonas hongkongensis includes these protein-coding regions:
- a CDS encoding copper resistance system multicopper oxidase, translated to MTHKTSNPSRRVFVKGVVATSLMASSALTLNATTKISQRKETEELSGSEFHLTIDKIQVNITGKPAFATAVNSMLSGPTLRWREGDEITINVTNNLSEDSSIHWHGIILPPHMDGVPGISFDGIKPGATFTYKFTVVQSGTFWYHSHSGFQEQTGIYGAIIIEPKEEILQYDREYVISLSDWSDEKPDSIYRKLKISADYYNFKQRTVGDFFDEVKELGFLEAFSQRKMWNEMAMTDRDLSDVTGYTYTYLMNGQNPATNFKALFKNKEKIRLRFINSSAMTFFDVRIPGLKMSVVASDGNYVQPVLVDEFRIGVAETYDVIVEPEENKAYSIFAQSLDRSGYALGTLTYDANVVATIPEMDPLPILSHADMGMNMSSMKEMPKKKEAAMKCGAGMDMSASEPKMDMSKPAIPITPLQERRGVQTTMRAMNPQYRLSDPGVGLRQSKRKVLTYADLKSLTPTTHDRYPHREIILRLTGNMERYMWSINGIAYKDAAPLEFKYGERLRITYINDTMMNHPMHLHGMWSDLETGDDNHLPKKHTIISQPGSKISFRVNVDARGSWAYHCHLLYHMAGMFRKVVVV